The stretch of DNA CGCCATTGTTCCGCTCCGACTTGGGGACGTTCTGCGCATTGAGGATCACGCGGATTGCTTTTTCCAGCGCCGTCCGCACCGGTTTGGCCCGTTCTTTGGAAACCATGCCGGCCACTTCGGCCAGCATCAACGTACTCACGCCGTGGCTGTACATCGGACCGTGACTGGTGCGAAAGGCGATCAGTCCAGCGTCGTATTGCCCGCTACGTTGGTGGTCGATGACCCATTGGATGCCGCGGTCAATGTTGTCAGCATAGGGACCTTCACCGGGAACATGCCCGGCGGCGAGAAACGCCATCACGCCCAGCGACGTGGTCGCCGTCGATTCGCCATAGGCATCCGACTCCCAACAGCCCGATGGTTTTTGCGTTTTGGCGAGGTATTCGAGAGCGCGGTTGATGGCAGCATCAACGCGACGTTGTTCGGGCGTGGGTGGTTCGGCCCGCGTCGGTGTTGTGGACGCGAACAAAAGTGCAGCAGTCATGCTGAGAATGAGCCAGCGGGTCATGGGGCACTGTTCGTTTGGGTTAACCGGAAAATCATGACAAAAAAACGGCACCCGATCCGTGACCGGGCACCGTCTGTTATACCGCGCGGGATGAAATCATGCGCGTCCGCTTTGTGATTGGCGGCGCGGGGGGACGATCAATAGGCTTCCACATTATTCTCCTCGCTGGGCAAGACTTCGGCTTCCTCTTCGATTTGCTCAGGCTGGTTGATTGGTGGAAGATCGTAGTCTGGCGTAGGGAGGGGCCGCTCCTCGTGTTCCTCTTCAATTTCCTCCTCCCTAAGAGCCTGGATGTCGATTTCCTCAATTTCAATCCGTTCGCTGTCTCTCTTTTTTATGTCCCTCTTGTCGAACGGCCTGAGTTCCTCTTCAACCTCGATTTCGATGTTGCGAGGATTGAGTTCAACTTCAATTTTGCCGCCATGTTTAACGTGTTGTTCGAGCAACTCGTGCATTTCACGGACCTCGTTGCGGAGGTTGCGGATTTCGTGGCGGAGATCGTTGAGGGCTCCGTGGACGTCGTCGCGCGGGGCGTGGTCCGCGTGTTTTCTTTCCTGGCGATTCTTTGCTAGCTCCGCTTTCGAATGTTCTTTTCGCCACCGTCTCAGCAGTGCATTGCGTTCCTTGAGGAGTTCGTTAACTTCGGCATGGAGTTTGTCGGCTTGTTGCGACAATTCGTTGGCCTGTTCGTTTAATCCCCCTTCCCGGAGGTTGTCAGCAGCACGGCGGAGAGGTTCAATTTTGGGTAATATCTTATTAATTTCGGACCGAAGGTCGAAGTATTTTGACCTTAAGTTATCAGCCAATGCAATAGAGTGAATCCGTCCTTCAAGCAGAGGCCGCAGTTCTTGGCGTCGATTTTGAATTGCTTTTTCAATCTCCTCACGCTCGTGCTGGACTGCCTTAAACACCGAATTGTTAGTGGGGTCTTTCAACTTCTCCTCGTAATTGCTGATCATGTTATCTAGCTTCTCGGCCTCAAGAAGAAGTTCCACAATCTTCGGATCGCGTTCGATCAGGGTGCCGATCAATTGGGCTTCGACATTCAATTTTCTTACTAACTCTTCGGCTTCATTGCGGGTGGGTTGGTCTAAGTCTGGGGCTTCGTCCGATCGGATGCGCAGCAAACCGGTGGATGACGGCTTCCGTTTGCTATCTCGTGGAGCTTCAAAGGGTTCTGCGCGTAATGCTTCTTGCTCAGCCGTGGGCTCGGCACCAAACGGATTCTCTGCTTGCTCGTTGGGAGTAAACGGAACGGCTTCTGCAAATTCGTTGCTTTCGTATTCGGCCGATGGGGCGAAAGCATCGAATGCGGCCTGCTCTTGATAATCTTCTGACGCGGTTGTGAAAAGGTCGTTGCTTTCTGCTTTGCTAGTGTCCCTATGATAGACACGCCTGCCGCTCATTGATTTAGAAGCCCAAGGGTGTTGAGGTACGGGGTCGTAATCACCGGCAATCGCGCCGAGGGTCAACCAGCCAGCAGAGGCCAGTGCGATCACCACGATCAGGGTCAGGGTTAAGATGAAAAGACGGCTCATGGGTTAGTCTCCTCGATTTGAAAAATGGGCGAGTCGGTTGGAAATGTTGAAGTGGATTCGTTGGGCGGTATATGTTGTAGGGTGTCGAGTTGGCGTTCGATGTCAGTGATCCGGTTGCGGATGCGGGCGGGCCAGGATTTGAGGCGGGGATCCACGTTGGTCCGTGCCATGAGAGCTTCCAGGTTGTGGAGTTCTTCGCGCAGTCCGGCGAGTTCGGCTTGCAGTGTGATGTCCTCGGCAAGTTCCTCGAATAGCGGCGCTTCAATCGGTTCGTCGATTACTATCTCGTCAACGCTTGGCGATGGATCGAATGCTGTCGCGTCCGCGGGTGCCTCCACTACTTCGTCCGCAGTGGATACCGAGAGTGTCGGTAGTGCGAACGTTGCTGTTGGGCCGTGGAGGATCAAGGTGATCATGCTGACGAGGACGATTCCAGCCAGACAGAGCGAACGGATTTTTGATGGTGGGTGCCGGGGCTTGTCGTTCTCGACGAGGCTTTCCACACGCTCCGACAGCGTTGAGCGATGTCCCGTTGCTGCCAGTGAACCGGTGAGGGTTTCGCCGCCGATTCGCCATTGGGCGACGGTTGTTAGGCAATTTGCTAAGGCGAAGCGGTCGCCGGTGCGGTCGATGGCCCATTCGTCACACAAAAACTCCGCCGCCCGCTGCCACTGCCGTCGCGCCCAGAAGTTGAGCGGTTGATAGGCAAAAGCAGTGCAGAGCAGCCGTCCCATGCACAACCACCAGATATCACGGCGGACGAGATGCGCCAGTTCATGGGCGAGCAACGACCGCAATTCCTCGCGAGTCAATTCCGCCTCCGCTCGAGTAGGAAGTACAATGTGCCAACGCCACAAACCAAACGCCGCCGGTTCGGCGTACTGGCCGGACGACAACAGGCGGACATTTTTGCTGCGGCGTTGTTGGGCTAAGAGGCCCGCCAATTCGTCCGCTGCGGGTCCCTCGGTCAGCAACCGGCAATCGGCGAAGCGTCGCCGCAGCCAAATCGTTTGCCCCCACAACCGCGTGAGTCCTAACAGAAAACACCCCACCGCCGCGACCGAAACAGCAATCACGATGCGCGGATCCCAAGGAGCGGGAGGTGTCACGACTTCGGTCGTATTGATTGGCGGTGCGATGTGGGTCGGGGTGGGAATTGTCGCGACGATTTCCGGCGGCGCGAGTTTCAATTCATCGAAGTCATCGGCTGGGGGGATGTCAGTTTCTAACTCCGGTACGAAAGCGTCGTGCGGAGCTTCGTCTAGAGTGGCAATGTCGTCAGTTACGACCGGGATGTGCGGAGCAATCTCGATCATGGAGATTGTTGGCGTATTGGTGCTGCTGTGATAATCCACCGTGGGGGTGCTGACTTCTGAATCCGGCAGCATGTCGGGTAACCATAAAGCCAACGGGGCGGTCACAAACGCGGCTGTCGCGCCGGCTTTCCAGAGTGCGCTGCGCAATGCCGGGCGAGCGGTGCGATGCCAACAGAAGTACAACCACACGCCCGCCAACAAACAGGTAGAGTGCAACAGGTAGGTCGCCAGAAATGCCAAAACGGGAGCTGCGTAATGAGCCAGGTTAGTGGGCATCACGGTCCTCCTTTTCGCGGGCGCGAATCAGCGCTTTGAGGCGGGCCAATTCATCGGCATCGACATCGCAGCCATCGAGCAAGTGCGCGACCATCTGCGTGACGTCGCCGGCAAAAAGCCGGTCGGCAAGGTCGGTGACCATCGAGCGGCTGACTTTTTCTTGATCGATCGCCGGCCGATAAATGTGTGCTCGGCCCTCGATCCGATGAGCGACGTAGCCTTTGCGTTCCATCTTGGCCAACATGGTGGCGATGGTGGTGTAGGCCAGCGGACGTTCGTCGTGCAGGTCCTCGCGGACATCAGCCACGGTCGCTTCGCCCCGCTTCCAGAGGACTCGCATAATGGCAAGTTGCAAAGCGGCGAGTTGATGATTGGGTTCGGTCATGGGGTGGTTCGGCTCCTGTCTACTACCAAGGTAAGAGACATGCTACTACCGCAGTAGAATGTCGTCAAGTGGAATTCCGCAGGCTGAAAAAAGCAAAGGAAATCGCCCGTTCAGTCGGCGGTGCGGCCCAAGGGGATTGGTTTGAGGAACCGGAGGCTGTTGTGCGTAAAAATACGCATCCCTATTGACAGCTTGGCAGCGCGGCGGTATCGTGGCCGATTAGGTGTTAAAAAATACACACACTCAGCGGCCTAAAGGGATTGACATGCCACGACCACCACAGGCACAGCTCAGTCGGCGGGAACGTCAAATCATGGATATCGTTTATCGTCGCGGCTCCGCGACGGCTGCCGAGATCCGCGCAGAACTCGCCGACCCGCCCAGCTATTCCACCGTCCGCACGTTGCTGCGGGTGCTCTTGGAAAAAGGGCACTTGAAACACAAACAAGACGGCCCGCGGTATGTCTATTCGCCCACACTCTCGGCCGAAAAGGCCCGCCGCTCGGCGCTGAAACAAGTCCTCACCACCTTCTTCGACGGCTCCGCCGAAAAAGCAATGGCCACACTCATCGACATGTCCTCGGCCAAGCTTTCCCAACAAGATCTCAACCAACTCGCCCAATTGATCGAACATGCCAAACAAGGGGAAAAGAAATGAACACACTCTTCGAGTCCTTTAGTTCGTCGTTTACCGGTAACAATGCGTCAGCATTTGCGTTCGATATGGCGGTGCGTTCAACGGTTCTGCTGCTAGTGGCGCTTATTGCATTGGCCATTTGCCGCCGCGCTTCGGCAGCGGCTCGGCATCGGCTGTGGTTGTTGTCGGTGGTGGGGGTGTTGTTGATTCCCATTTTGTATCTGGCGGCGCCGCAACTGAAATTCGCGTTGCCCGGTGGTGATAAACCGGCGCGTTTCTCGGAAGCGACGTCGATCACTTCGCAATGGCTGTTCACGGAAACAATTCCAAGCAGCAAGCCAAACAGTGCGCAGCCAGCAACGCCTGCTAGCCCTGAAACGTTAGAGACAGCAAGTAAGATGAGCGTGGTCGTTGATGCTCCTGCGTGGCACACCGGTGACGTGCTACTCGTCGCCTGGGCTGCCGGGGTGGTGATCGTGGGGCTGCTGAGTTTGATCAGCATCGCCTCCGCTCAGCTATTAGTGCGCAAGTCAGCGGTGTTGACGGATGATGCTTGGCAGGGTTTGTTGTTGTCGTTGCGGGAACAACTCGGGATTTCGCGGATGGTGCAACTGCGTAGCTGCGATCGGCCGATTTCACCGATGACGTGGGGGCTGTGGCGGCCGGTGATTTTGTTGCCGCGGGATTGTGCGAGCTGGACGGATGAGTGTCGTCGGGCGGTGTTGCTGCATGAACTGGCGCATATTCAACGGCACGACTGGTTGTCGCAGATGTTAGCTCAAACGGCGTGTGTGGTGTATTGGTTTCACCCGTTGGTGTGGTTCGCAAACCGTCAAGTGCGCAAAGAGAGCGATCGTGCCGCTGACGACGTGGTACTGACCGCCGGGATGCCGGCAACGACGTATGCGGAACAACTGCTGGTGATCGCCCAACAGATTTCAACCGAGTGGCTGCACCCGGCACCGGCGATGGCGCGGCGCGGGCAATTGTCGCAGCGGATTGGCGTATTACTCGACCCTCGCCGTAATCGCCGCGGTTTGGGGCGACGTGCGGCGGTGCTGATGACGGTCGTTGCGATTTGCGCAGTGGCATTTATTGGAGTGGTCTCAGTGACGGTGGCTGAGGACGAAGCATTAGCAGCAAAACCAACTTCCGCATCGAAGCCCGCGACCGCTGATGACAAACTGACTGAGGCGAAAAAGCGGATCGAACGGGCGTTGCAGAGTAAACTGGATGTGGAAATTGAGGACATGCCGCTTCAGGAGGTGGCGAAATACTTTGGTCGTCAATTGGATGTGAATGTGTGGATAGATGAAGCTGCGATCAACCAGCAGGGACTGCGCGTTGATACACCCATGACCATAAAACGAAAAAGTATCTCCGCCCATTCTGCATTAACGGAGTTGCTCGGACCATGGCAGCTAGTCGCCGTCGCAAACGGGGATGTATTACAGATCACAAGAGACCCGTTGACCAACCGAGAACGGATCGAGCGGGAATTGCAAAACACAACGGAAGTCGACTTCCAGGATCAACCCTTAACCGACGTCGTCTTGTATCTTAAGGATTTGCACAACATCCAAATCGTCATCGACGATGCGGCGCTCAATGACGCGGGGATTGATCCTGACTCGCCGGTGAATATGACGCTGGCGGGGAACACGGCTGAATTCGCGCTGCGGTTAATACTGGAACCATTGGGGTTGGAAGCGGTGGTCGATGATGATGTGCTGAAGATCACCACTAAATCCGTGGCGGCGGGGATTTTGGAAACGCGCGTTTATGATTTGAAGAACATCTTGGGATCGGCTTGGGGACCCCAGCAGGTCGACTTGTTGCGTCAAGCGATCATCAAGTGCGATACTCCGACTACGTGGACCGAGGCGGGGGGGGCGGGGGTGATCGCTCAAGGTCCTGCTACAGACGAGGAGCAAATCGACACCTCCGCAGCCGGGATTCTAGTCATCCGCCAGACAACAAACGTGCATCAGCAGATTCTGGAATTGCTGGCCGATCTGCGGTCGGTTTTAAATCCACCCGGCGAGAAAACAGCAGAGCTGACGACGCGGGAGAAAAACGAACAGGCAATCCGCAAAGCATTGGCCTCACCCACAGAGGTGGACTTTCAGGATCAACCGTTGACTGATGTCGTCTTGTATCTTGAGGATTTGCACAACATCCAAACCATCGTCGATGACGTGGCGTTGAACGACGAGGGGATTTCGACGGATACGCCGATTAGTCTGACCCTGGCCGGTATACCGCTACAGAAGGTCCTGCGACTCATGCTGGGGCCCATAAAACTACAGGCAGTCCCTTATGGGGAAGTCTTGCTGATTACGACTGCATCCAGGGCCAAGGAACTGCAAATTGTGCGGATTTATGACGTGAGCGACGTGCCGTTTGGCCAGGATCCCAAAGTATTGGCCGCCACGATTCAATCCACCGTTGCGCCTGGCAGTTGGAAAGGGGCCAAAGGTGGTGGTGCGATAGCTCCTTTCAGTGGTTCGATATTGAGGCCGGAAAATCAAATTGACCCCTTTCGCGTAAACAATCTGCTCATCGTCCGCCAAACCGAACAGGGGCACGAGCAGGTGGCGGCGTTGTTGAAACAGCTACGGCGGGTAAAACGGTAGCGGCCGTTGTGGAAAGGGCGTGTGCTTTGAGTCGCTGCATTGGGCGATTCCGTGCCACCGGTCTGTTTGCGATTTTCCGCAATTCCGGATTTTGGGGTAAATCAGAATTGCAAAGCGTTACCGGGCGAATCAGAATCATCGTTCGGTAGGCCCTGGTTTGCCTACTGGGAAGGCCGTTTTTTTAATTGACCCAAAGCCCGTTTCCAGCCCGTTTTTTATTGACAGCCTGTTCGAATCGTCCAAAATAAGGGGGCGGTCCGGTTTGATCGGCGCATTCC from Symmachiella dynata encodes:
- a CDS encoding BlaI/MecI/CopY family transcriptional regulator, with translation MPRPPQAQLSRRERQIMDIVYRRGSATAAEIRAELADPPSYSTVRTLLRVLLEKGHLKHKQDGPRYVYSPTLSAEKARRSALKQVLTTFFDGSAEKAMATLIDMSSAKLSQQDLNQLAQLIEHAKQGEKK
- a CDS encoding BlaI/MecI/CopY family transcriptional regulator translates to MTEPNHQLAALQLAIMRVLWKRGEATVADVREDLHDERPLAYTTIATMLAKMERKGYVAHRIEGRAHIYRPAIDQEKVSRSMVTDLADRLFAGDVTQMVAHLLDGCDVDADELARLKALIRAREKEDRDAH
- a CDS encoding M56 family metallopeptidase; this translates as MPTNLAHYAAPVLAFLATYLLHSTCLLAGVWLYFCWHRTARPALRSALWKAGATAAFVTAPLALWLPDMLPDSEVSTPTVDYHSSTNTPTISMIEIAPHIPVVTDDIATLDEAPHDAFVPELETDIPPADDFDELKLAPPEIVATIPTPTHIAPPINTTEVVTPPAPWDPRIVIAVSVAAVGCFLLGLTRLWGQTIWLRRRFADCRLLTEGPAADELAGLLAQQRRSKNVRLLSSGQYAEPAAFGLWRWHIVLPTRAEAELTREELRSLLAHELAHLVRRDIWWLCMGRLLCTAFAYQPLNFWARRQWQRAAEFLCDEWAIDRTGDRFALANCLTTVAQWRIGGETLTGSLAATGHRSTLSERVESLVENDKPRHPPSKIRSLCLAGIVLVSMITLILHGPTATFALPTLSVSTADEVVEAPADATAFDPSPSVDEIVIDEPIEAPLFEELAEDITLQAELAGLREELHNLEALMARTNVDPRLKSWPARIRNRITDIERQLDTLQHIPPNESTSTFPTDSPIFQIEETNP
- a CDS encoding M56 family metallopeptidase, producing the protein MNTLFESFSSSFTGNNASAFAFDMAVRSTVLLLVALIALAICRRASAAARHRLWLLSVVGVLLIPILYLAAPQLKFALPGGDKPARFSEATSITSQWLFTETIPSSKPNSAQPATPASPETLETASKMSVVVDAPAWHTGDVLLVAWAAGVVIVGLLSLISIASAQLLVRKSAVLTDDAWQGLLLSLREQLGISRMVQLRSCDRPISPMTWGLWRPVILLPRDCASWTDECRRAVLLHELAHIQRHDWLSQMLAQTACVVYWFHPLVWFANRQVRKESDRAADDVVLTAGMPATTYAEQLLVIAQQISTEWLHPAPAMARRGQLSQRIGVLLDPRRNRRGLGRRAAVLMTVVAICAVAFIGVVSVTVAEDEALAAKPTSASKPATADDKLTEAKKRIERALQSKLDVEIEDMPLQEVAKYFGRQLDVNVWIDEAAINQQGLRVDTPMTIKRKSISAHSALTELLGPWQLVAVANGDVLQITRDPLTNRERIERELQNTTEVDFQDQPLTDVVLYLKDLHNIQIVIDDAALNDAGIDPDSPVNMTLAGNTAEFALRLILEPLGLEAVVDDDVLKITTKSVAAGILETRVYDLKNILGSAWGPQQVDLLRQAIIKCDTPTTWTEAGGAGVIAQGPATDEEQIDTSAAGILVIRQTTNVHQQILELLADLRSVLNPPGEKTAELTTREKNEQAIRKALASPTEVDFQDQPLTDVVLYLEDLHNIQTIVDDVALNDEGISTDTPISLTLAGIPLQKVLRLMLGPIKLQAVPYGEVLLITTASRAKELQIVRIYDVSDVPFGQDPKVLAATIQSTVAPGSWKGAKGGGAIAPFSGSILRPENQIDPFRVNNLLIVRQTEQGHEQVAALLKQLRRVKR